The proteins below are encoded in one region of Flavobacterium sp. IMCC34852:
- a CDS encoding DUF4837 family protein: MNKTLFLWLFVACIASSCSFKKDKFPDASSAAINTIAVIIDDQLWNGEVGDSIRNKFASPVLGLPQEEPLFNINQYPVKLFEGFSTDARNIIIVKKDNENKFEIKENEFASPQNAVHISGRSTAEILEILEENAPEIIQKMRAIEITQSQKIFKDSLLDTKKIQKKFNIDLLIPSKYEYVMRRKNFIWLKSEITSGNTSVIIYQIPWSGIRPNNAVNNIVKIRDSIGRKYIHGSAYNTRMVTEEAYSPYFSKTTLAGRKTYETKGTWQMKNDFMSGPFINYAIFDKEHKRILVLEGFCYAPSKEKRDLMFELESIIKSIQIKK, translated from the coding sequence ATGAATAAAACCCTTTTTTTATGGCTTTTTGTCGCGTGTATTGCGAGTTCTTGTTCGTTTAAAAAGGACAAGTTTCCCGATGCTTCTTCGGCTGCGATAAATACTATAGCCGTAATTATTGACGACCAACTTTGGAACGGAGAAGTTGGTGACAGTATCAGAAACAAATTTGCTTCACCGGTTTTGGGTTTGCCGCAAGAAGAACCTTTGTTTAACATCAACCAATATCCTGTAAAGCTTTTTGAAGGCTTTTCAACCGATGCCAGAAACATTATCATCGTCAAAAAGGACAATGAAAATAAATTTGAAATCAAGGAAAATGAATTTGCATCGCCACAAAATGCCGTGCACATTTCCGGCAGAAGCACAGCAGAAATATTGGAAATCCTGGAAGAGAATGCTCCGGAGATTATCCAAAAAATGCGCGCGATTGAAATAACACAAAGCCAAAAGATTTTCAAAGATTCATTGTTGGACACCAAAAAAATTCAAAAAAAATTCAATATCGATTTGCTCATACCTTCCAAGTATGAATATGTGATGCGAAGAAAGAATTTTATTTGGCTCAAAAGTGAAATCACCAGCGGCAACACCAGCGTAATTATTTACCAAATTCCCTGGAGCGGTATTCGACCTAACAACGCAGTTAATAATATCGTAAAAATTAGAGATTCAATTGGGCGAAAATATATTCATGGATCAGCCTACAATACTCGAATGGTAACCGAAGAAGCTTATTCGCCTTATTTTTCCAAAACCACTTTGGCCGGTAGAAAAACTTATGAAACCAAAGGCACTTGGCAAATGAAAAACGACTTCATGTCGGGACCATTCATCAACTACGCCATATTTGATAAAGAACACAAAAGAATATTGGTGCTTGAGGGATTTTGTTACGCACCATCTAAAGAAAAACGCGATTTGATGTTTGAATTGGAATCCATCATCAAATCCATACAAATCAAAAAATAA
- a CDS encoding LysM peptidoglycan-binding domain-containing protein, whose product MNIRKITTLALVLASSAIFAQDTIKSLPTQIKLPKKELTKREVLDSIKATFVHDNMAKCIDSMWMKELASLDLYNELTFDIKNIDVDQKVDYELPTALLKERLKALDEKSPFNIEYNQGLENVIKSFLKNRKRSFERLIGISQYYFPMFEESLAAQNIPLEIKYLSVVESALNPRAVSRVGATGLWQFMYQTGKQYGLKVDTYVDERSDPLKASNAATQYMKNMYAIFGDWDLVLASYNTGPGNVAKAIRRSGGKQNYWNIRPYLHKETQGYVPAFLATMYIFEYHKEHGIKPDRAIANHFATDTVMVKRALTFKQIADLLDVSVAELQFLNPSYKREEVPYISGQSHFLRLPVDKIAVFTSNEDKIYAYADYEFSKREKPFERTAVASTDYGNVKYHKVRKGESLSKISDRYGVTVSELKKWNRLRSSKAPLGRNLKIYVAEDNNTAIASNESKPTKSADTTVVASNTNKIFKEEKVVTYKDVVKYHKVRKGDNLGEISGKYGVSVAEVKKWNKLKSNNIALGANLKIIKNERVVTTVRKEVKAIVENKAETAVASNDNNVDTNENSSDYYEVQRGDNLFSIAKKFNVSLEDLKKWNNLDDLNVQSGSKLALVNKDENAVTEEPKTETKIVEHKVKKGEYLGSIAKKYNVTLAEIKEWNGLESNNVKLGETLIVSKKEVAVNEAKSSKKENIAANDRNEVKTYYVKKGDSLFSIAKKYPGVTISDIKKWNGIKNESLKPGMKLKINNG is encoded by the coding sequence ATGAATATTAGAAAAATAACAACATTGGCACTCGTCCTGGCATCTTCGGCAATTTTTGCCCAAGATACCATCAAATCATTGCCGACTCAAATTAAGCTACCCAAGAAAGAACTAACCAAAAGAGAAGTCCTTGATTCTATCAAAGCAACTTTTGTACATGATAATATGGCCAAATGTATCGATAGTATGTGGATGAAAGAATTGGCCAGTTTGGATTTGTACAACGAGTTGACATTCGACATTAAAAATATTGATGTTGATCAAAAAGTAGATTACGAATTGCCAACAGCGCTTTTGAAAGAAAGACTAAAAGCTCTAGACGAGAAATCCCCTTTTAACATTGAATACAATCAAGGATTAGAGAATGTAATCAAATCATTTTTAAAGAATAGAAAACGTTCTTTTGAGAGATTGATAGGTATTTCTCAATATTACTTCCCAATGTTTGAAGAGTCTTTGGCGGCGCAAAATATTCCTCTAGAAATTAAGTATTTGTCCGTAGTTGAATCGGCTTTGAACCCAAGAGCGGTTTCCAGAGTTGGTGCCACAGGTTTATGGCAGTTTATGTACCAAACCGGAAAACAATACGGCTTAAAAGTTGATACTTATGTAGACGAAAGAAGTGATCCTTTGAAAGCCAGTAATGCGGCAACACAATACATGAAAAATATGTATGCCATTTTTGGGGATTGGGACTTAGTTTTAGCGTCTTATAATACCGGTCCGGGAAATGTGGCTAAAGCGATTCGTCGTTCAGGCGGAAAACAAAACTATTGGAACATCAGACCTTATTTGCACAAAGAAACGCAAGGTTATGTGCCGGCATTTTTGGCCACCATGTATATTTTTGAATACCATAAAGAACACGGCATTAAACCGGATAGAGCAATTGCCAACCATTTTGCCACCGATACGGTTATGGTAAAAAGAGCATTAACATTCAAACAAATAGCCGATTTATTAGATGTTTCTGTAGCCGAATTGCAATTTTTAAATCCGTCATACAAAAGAGAAGAAGTACCATATATCTCCGGACAAAGTCACTTTTTGAGATTGCCGGTTGACAAAATTGCTGTTTTCACTTCCAACGAAGATAAGATTTACGCTTATGCGGATTACGAATTCAGTAAAAGAGAAAAACCTTTTGAAAGGACTGCTGTAGCCTCAACAGATTACGGAAACGTAAAGTATCATAAAGTAAGAAAAGGCGAAAGCTTGAGTAAAATTTCAGACCGATACGGTGTTACGGTTTCGGAGTTGAAAAAATGGAATCGCTTGAGAAGCAGCAAAGCACCATTGGGCAGAAACCTAAAAATTTACGTAGCCGAAGATAACAATACCGCTATCGCTTCCAACGAAAGCAAACCAACAAAGTCAGCCGATACTACCGTTGTAGCTTCAAACACTAACAAAATTTTTAAAGAAGAAAAAGTGGTTACCTATAAAGACGTTGTGAAATACCACAAAGTTAGAAAAGGTGATAATCTGGGAGAGATTTCAGGAAAATATGGTGTTTCGGTTGCTGAAGTAAAAAAATGGAACAAACTGAAAAGCAATAATATTGCTTTGGGCGCCAATTTAAAAATCATCAAAAACGAAAGAGTAGTTACCACAGTTAGAAAAGAAGTTAAAGCTATCGTTGAAAATAAAGCAGAAACTGCAGTAGCTTCTAATGATAACAATGTTGACACAAACGAAAATTCCAGCGATTATTATGAAGTACAAAGAGGCGATAACTTATTCAGCATTGCCAAAAAATTCAATGTTAGCTTAGAAGATTTAAAAAAGTGGAACAATTTGGATGATTTAAATGTTCAATCGGGTTCTAAATTAGCCTTGGTTAACAAAGATGAAAATGCAGTAACAGAAGAACCAAAAACCGAAACAAAAATTGTAGAGCACAAAGTTAAAAAAGGGGAATATTTGGGTTCAATTGCCAAAAAATACAATGTTACTTTAGCCGAAATCAAAGAATGGAACGGTTTGGAAAGCAACAATGTGAAATTGGGCGAAACTCTAATAGTTTCCAAAAAAGAGGTGGCGGTTAACGAAGCGAAATCTTCTAAAAAAGAGAACATCGCGGCCAATGACAGAAACGAAGTAAAAACATACTACGTGAAAAAAGGGGATTCTTTATTTAGCATCGCTAAAAAATATCCGGGAGTAACCATTTCAGATATCAAAAAATGGAACGGCATTAAAAACGAAAGTTTAAAACCGGGTATGAAGTTAAAAATTAACAACGGTTAA
- a CDS encoding phosphoglycerate kinase, with protein MKTLHDFNFQAKKAIIRVDFNVPLDENFKVTDANRIEAAKPTIDKILADGGSVILMSHLGRPKGKQDQYSLRHIVAKTSEVLGVKVLFAEDCRGEMAQNAAKNLKTGEVLLLENLRFYAEEEAGDENFAKELASLGDIYVNDAFGTAHRAHASTTIIAQFFPTQKCFGMLLAKEIDSLNRVLNNSVKPVTAVLGGSKVSSKITVIENILDKVDHMIIGGGMTFTFVKALGGKIGDSICEDDKQDLALEILRLAKEKNVQIHIPVDVIAADAFSNDANTQVVDVREIPDGWQGLDAGPKSLENFKQVIMESKTILWNGPLGVFEMENFAKGTITLGNYIAESTANGAFSLVGGGDSVAAVKQFGLEEKMSYVSTGGGAMLEMLEGRVLPGIAAILN; from the coding sequence ATGAAAACACTTCATGATTTTAATTTCCAAGCCAAAAAAGCGATAATCAGAGTTGATTTTAATGTGCCGTTAGACGAGAATTTTAAGGTTACCGATGCTAACCGAATTGAAGCCGCTAAGCCAACTATAGATAAGATTTTAGCCGATGGAGGAAGTGTAATTTTGATGTCACACTTGGGAAGACCCAAAGGAAAACAAGACCAATATTCATTAAGACATATTGTAGCAAAAACATCAGAAGTTTTAGGCGTTAAGGTTCTTTTTGCGGAAGATTGCAGAGGTGAAATGGCTCAAAATGCAGCGAAAAATTTAAAAACGGGTGAAGTTTTACTGTTAGAAAACCTTCGTTTTTATGCTGAAGAAGAAGCCGGAGATGAAAATTTCGCCAAAGAATTAGCTTCGTTAGGTGATATTTATGTGAATGACGCTTTCGGAACAGCACACAGAGCACACGCTTCAACAACGATAATAGCACAATTTTTTCCAACGCAAAAATGTTTCGGCATGCTTTTGGCCAAAGAAATTGACAGTTTAAATCGCGTGTTGAATAATTCAGTAAAACCGGTAACCGCAGTACTTGGAGGTTCGAAAGTGTCTTCAAAAATTACGGTGATTGAAAATATTTTAGACAAAGTAGACCATATGATAATCGGCGGAGGAATGACGTTTACTTTCGTAAAAGCCTTGGGCGGAAAAATCGGAGATTCGATTTGTGAAGACGATAAACAAGATTTGGCTCTAGAAATTTTGCGTTTGGCCAAAGAAAAAAATGTTCAGATACATATTCCGGTTGATGTAATTGCAGCCGATGCTTTTTCAAATGACGCCAATACTCAAGTAGTTGACGTTCGTGAAATTCCTGACGGATGGCAAGGTTTAGACGCCGGACCAAAATCGTTAGAAAATTTCAAACAAGTAATCATGGAATCAAAAACGATACTTTGGAACGGACCATTAGGCGTTTTTGAAATGGAAAATTTTGCCAAAGGAACCATTACATTAGGAAATTATATTGCTGAGTCAACAGCAAACGGTGCTTTTTCACTCGTTGGTGGTGGAGATTCAGTAGCGGCCGTAAAACAATTCGGCTTAGAAGAAAAAATGAGTTATGTTTCTACCGGCGGAGGTGCGATGTTAGAAATGTTAGAAGGGAGAGTTTTACCCGGAATTGCGGCAATTTTAAATTAA
- a CDS encoding DNA polymerase III subunit: MQFSEILGQDYLKKHLVTSALSGRIPHAQLFVGPEGSGTLAMAIAYAQFVLCNNIGTENNGGNESCNLKFQTLSHPDLHFIYPNVANEEVKSKPKSADFISDWREFVLKNPYGSLFDWYKHLGVEKKQGMIRVEDAQDILKSLALKSYEGGYKVMIVWMVEKMNLEASNKLLKLLEEPPEKTLFILIAENEEDIIQTIRSRCQALHFGALPETVIVKAMRERYFLDESSALKVAHLSQGNYNKAIHILNNDNKDFPFEEWFVGWVRAAFRAKGNAAAIHDLISWSEEVASIGREGQKQFLAYCIDMFRQALLLNYQAEKLVYLDPEVDGFKLEKFAPFVTGNNINEIFKELSDASYHIERNGNAKIILTDLSIKLTRLIHNK, from the coding sequence ATGCAGTTTTCAGAAATATTGGGTCAGGACTACCTAAAGAAACATCTTGTAACGAGCGCTTTGTCGGGAAGAATTCCGCATGCGCAGTTATTTGTTGGTCCGGAAGGCAGCGGTACTTTGGCCATGGCGATTGCTTATGCCCAATTTGTTTTATGTAATAATATCGGCACTGAAAATAACGGCGGAAATGAAAGCTGTAATTTGAAGTTTCAAACCCTTTCTCACCCTGATTTGCATTTTATTTACCCTAATGTGGCCAACGAAGAGGTAAAATCAAAGCCTAAAAGCGCAGATTTTATCAGTGATTGGCGCGAGTTTGTCTTAAAAAACCCTTACGGGAGTTTGTTTGATTGGTACAAACATTTAGGCGTTGAAAAAAAGCAAGGCATGATACGTGTAGAAGATGCGCAAGATATCCTGAAATCATTAGCTTTAAAATCTTATGAAGGCGGTTATAAAGTGATGATCGTTTGGATGGTGGAAAAGATGAATCTTGAAGCATCCAATAAGCTTTTAAAACTTTTAGAAGAACCTCCGGAGAAAACCCTTTTTATACTAATTGCCGAGAATGAAGAAGATATTATTCAAACTATTCGTTCTCGCTGTCAAGCTTTACATTTTGGCGCATTGCCTGAAACGGTAATAGTCAAAGCGATGAGAGAGCGGTATTTTTTAGATGAATCTTCTGCTTTAAAAGTGGCGCATTTGTCACAAGGAAATTACAACAAAGCGATTCATATTTTAAACAATGATAACAAAGATTTCCCTTTTGAAGAATGGTTTGTGGGTTGGGTCAGAGCGGCCTTCAGAGCCAAAGGAAATGCTGCGGCCATTCACGACTTGATTTCTTGGAGTGAAGAAGTGGCCAGCATTGGCAGAGAAGGACAGAAACAGTTTTTGGCTTACTGTATTGATATGTTCCGTCAGGCACTTTTATTAAACTACCAGGCTGAAAAACTAGTATATTTAGATCCAGAGGTTGATGGCTTTAAATTAGAAAAATTTGCTCCTTTTGTAACCGGAAACAACATCAATGAAATTTTCAAGGAACTATCAGACGCTTCTTACCACATTGAACGAAATGGCAATGCCAAAATAATATTGACTGATTTATCTATAAAATTAACACGATTAATCCATAATAAATAA
- a CDS encoding DoxX family protein codes for MNNTASILVLLFLAVTFIQSAYDKVFEWKGNVEWLKGHFAQTILKNYVPMALFIILILELITGVFSLVGCVELMVNGGKTYGKYAAIFSSITLILLLLGQRLAKDYDGARTIAIYFVPSVLAVWWLS; via the coding sequence ATGAACAATACAGCTTCAATCTTAGTTTTGCTTTTTTTAGCGGTTACTTTTATACAATCCGCCTATGATAAAGTCTTTGAATGGAAAGGCAATGTAGAATGGCTTAAAGGTCATTTTGCCCAAACCATTCTAAAAAATTATGTACCGATGGCGCTTTTTATAATATTAATATTAGAACTAATCACTGGTGTTTTTAGCCTTGTAGGTTGTGTAGAATTAATGGTTAACGGCGGAAAAACATATGGCAAATATGCGGCAATTTTTTCTTCTATAACACTGATATTGTTGTTGTTAGGACAAAGATTAGCCAAAGATTACGATGGCGCCAGAACTATTGCAATCTACTTTGTTCCTTCTGTTTTGGCCGTTTGGTGGTTGAGTTAA
- a CDS encoding OmpH family outer membrane protein — translation MKKTVLLFALAISIISCNKTTEAKEFKTAYIDTSKLMDESIEAKDIGAKYKDQSKVMESQLEVEYNSLKSEAANFQKNAQANGQVWAQQKGAELQRREQELSYAQQGMFQKLQQESGVEMDSLVSKYRKVIKEFGKEKGYDYIYGTGDVASVLYAKDSYDITKEIIKLVNDNYKSSDKKEEKTETKKEEKK, via the coding sequence ATGAAGAAAACAGTTCTACTTTTTGCATTAGCAATTTCAATTATTTCATGCAATAAAACAACAGAAGCAAAAGAATTTAAAACCGCTTATATTGATACCTCAAAATTAATGGACGAATCTATAGAAGCTAAAGATATTGGAGCAAAATACAAAGACCAATCTAAAGTGATGGAAAGCCAATTAGAAGTTGAATACAATAGTTTGAAATCAGAAGCTGCTAATTTTCAAAAAAATGCTCAAGCTAATGGACAGGTTTGGGCACAACAGAAAGGTGCTGAATTACAAAGACGAGAGCAAGAATTAAGTTATGCGCAACAAGGAATGTTTCAGAAATTGCAACAAGAAAGTGGTGTTGAAATGGATTCGTTGGTTAGCAAATACAGAAAGGTAATTAAAGAATTCGGCAAGGAAAAAGGATATGACTATATTTATGGTACTGGAGATGTTGCCTCAGTTTTGTATGCTAAAGACAGTTATGATATCACCAAAGAAATAATCAAATTGGTAAACGATAATTACAAATCTTCAGATAAGAAAGAAGAAAAAACGGAAACTAAAAAAGAAGAGAAGAAATAA
- a CDS encoding class I SAM-dependent methyltransferase, with translation MSFQNNIFFQKVRDYSVSKEIFELHHNPEYDILITFPKPSLEKLPSYYESDDYISHTDGKRSLFERAYHFVKGIALKNKLKLINAQTQKGKLLDIGAGTGDFLVVAKNDGWQITGIEPSAKAKGIAIQKGVTFAQGLTELESNSFDVITMWHVLEHVPNLEEYISELKRLIKPTGTIIIAVPNFKSFDANFYGKYWAAFDVPRHIWHFSKTAIEKLFAEKEIKLVEVLPMKFDSFYVSLLSEKYRSGKMNFVRAFFVGWKSNLSGKKTNEYSSHIYILKNK, from the coding sequence ATGAGTTTTCAAAATAATATTTTTTTTCAGAAAGTTAGAGATTATTCGGTTTCTAAAGAAATTTTCGAATTGCATCACAATCCTGAATATGATATCTTAATTACATTTCCAAAACCGAGTTTGGAGAAATTACCGTCTTATTATGAAAGCGACGACTACATTTCACACACCGATGGAAAGCGATCTTTGTTTGAAAGAGCCTATCATTTTGTAAAAGGTATTGCTCTTAAAAACAAACTCAAATTAATCAATGCACAAACTCAAAAAGGAAAACTTTTAGATATTGGCGCCGGAACAGGCGACTTTTTAGTGGTAGCTAAAAATGATGGTTGGCAAATTACGGGTATTGAACCTAGTGCTAAAGCAAAGGGAATAGCTATTCAAAAAGGCGTAACTTTTGCACAGGGTTTAACAGAATTAGAAAGCAATTCGTTTGATGTAATTACCATGTGGCATGTTTTAGAACATGTGCCCAATCTTGAAGAGTATATCTCAGAATTGAAAAGATTAATAAAACCAACCGGGACTATTATTATCGCTGTGCCGAATTTTAAATCGTTTGATGCCAATTTTTACGGAAAATATTGGGCAGCGTTTGATGTGCCAAGACACATATGGCATTTCTCTAAAACGGCTATTGAGAAATTATTTGCTGAGAAGGAAATTAAATTGGTTGAAGTTTTACCTATGAAGTTTGATAGTTTTTATGTCAGCTTGCTTTCAGAAAAATACAGATCAGGTAAAATGAATTTTGTTAGGGCTTTTTTTGTAGGATGGAAGTCAAATTTGAGCGGCAAGAAGACCAATGAATATTCGTCGCACATTTACATTCTAAAAAACAAGTAA
- the mnmG gene encoding tRNA uridine-5-carboxymethylaminomethyl(34) synthesis enzyme MnmG — translation MFLEKYDTIVVGAGHAGCEAAAASANLGCKTLLVTMSLQNIAQMSCNPAMGGIAKGQIVREIDALGGYSGIVSDKTAVQFKMLNKSKGPAMWSPRVQSDRMRFAEEWRLMLERTENLDFYQEMVKGLLIKNNKIEGIVTSLGIEIKAKTVVLTNGTFLNGLIHIGDKQFGGGRAGESAAFGITEDLIKVGFESGRMKTGTPPRVDGRSLDYSKMREEPGDLIPDKFSYSDETKPLSHQMLCHMTYTSNEVHNILREGFDRSPMFNGRIKSIGPRYCPSIEDKINRFADKERHQLFVEPEGWNTVEVYVNGFSTSLPQDIQFKALRSVEGFEKVKFFRPGYAIEYDYFPPTQLKHTLETKLVEGLYFAGQINGTTGYEEAASQGMMAGINAALKVKEQEPMILRRDEAYIGVLIDDLITKGTEEPYRMFTSRAEYRTLLRQDNADFRLTPKSFEIGLASEKRMRRMEHKFNESEKMVNFFKETSITQEEANPILAEKESAPMTQSDKMFKVFSRPQIELDDILKFDKVQKYIQENDLDKEIIEQAEIQVKYSGYIEKERNNAEKLIRLEDIKIPENFDYHKIKSMSIEAKQKLSAIRPVTISQASRISGVSPADISVLLIYMGR, via the coding sequence ATGTTTTTAGAAAAATACGATACCATAGTAGTAGGAGCTGGACATGCGGGTTGTGAAGCAGCGGCGGCATCGGCTAATTTAGGTTGTAAAACTTTGTTGGTCACGATGAGTTTGCAGAATATAGCTCAGATGTCGTGTAATCCTGCTATGGGCGGAATAGCCAAAGGACAAATTGTTCGTGAAATAGATGCGCTTGGTGGTTACTCGGGAATTGTTTCTGATAAAACCGCGGTGCAATTTAAAATGTTGAATAAATCAAAAGGTCCGGCCATGTGGTCGCCAAGAGTGCAAAGTGACCGAATGCGTTTTGCAGAAGAGTGGCGATTAATGTTGGAGCGAACAGAAAATCTCGATTTTTACCAGGAGATGGTCAAAGGTCTTTTGATAAAGAATAACAAGATTGAAGGGATTGTCACTTCGTTGGGAATTGAAATTAAAGCTAAAACGGTTGTCTTAACCAATGGTACTTTCTTAAATGGATTGATTCACATTGGAGACAAACAATTTGGTGGAGGAAGAGCGGGCGAAAGTGCTGCTTTTGGCATAACCGAAGATTTAATTAAAGTTGGTTTCGAATCAGGAAGAATGAAAACCGGAACGCCGCCACGAGTTGACGGTCGTTCTTTAGACTATTCAAAAATGCGTGAAGAACCCGGAGATTTGATTCCGGATAAGTTTTCTTATTCTGATGAAACCAAACCTTTGTCGCATCAAATGTTGTGTCACATGACTTATACTTCGAATGAAGTGCATAATATTTTGCGCGAAGGATTTGATCGTTCGCCTATGTTTAACGGCAGAATTAAAAGTATAGGGCCAAGATATTGTCCATCTATTGAAGATAAGATTAACCGTTTTGCCGATAAAGAACGTCACCAGCTTTTTGTTGAACCTGAAGGGTGGAATACCGTTGAAGTTTATGTAAACGGCTTTTCAACTTCATTACCTCAAGATATTCAATTTAAAGCATTGCGCTCAGTAGAAGGTTTTGAGAAAGTTAAGTTTTTCCGTCCCGGTTACGCGATTGAATACGATTATTTTCCGCCAACACAATTAAAACATACTTTAGAAACCAAGTTGGTTGAAGGCTTGTATTTTGCTGGACAAATCAACGGAACAACCGGTTACGAGGAAGCCGCCTCTCAAGGGATGATGGCCGGAATCAATGCGGCATTAAAAGTGAAAGAACAAGAGCCTATGATTCTTCGTCGTGACGAAGCCTATATTGGCGTTCTAATAGATGATTTAATTACCAAAGGCACAGAAGAACCTTACCGCATGTTTACTTCACGAGCGGAATACAGAACACTGTTGCGCCAGGACAATGCAGATTTTAGATTAACACCAAAATCTTTCGAAATTGGTTTGGCGTCTGAAAAGCGAATGCGAAGAATGGAGCACAAGTTCAATGAAAGCGAAAAAATGGTCAACTTCTTCAAAGAAACTAGTATTACACAAGAAGAAGCCAATCCGATTTTAGCCGAAAAAGAAAGTGCGCCAATGACACAATCAGATAAAATGTTTAAAGTATTTTCACGTCCTCAAATTGAATTGGATGATATTTTGAAATTTGATAAAGTTCAAAAATACATACAAGAAAATGATTTGGATAAAGAGATTATTGAGCAAGCTGAAATTCAAGTGAAGTATTCCGGTTATATAGAAAAGGAAAGAAATAATGCCGAAAAGCTTATCCGCTTAGAAGATATTAAGATCCCGGAAAATTTCGATTATCACAAAATCAAATCCATGTCAATAGAAGCCAAACAAAAACTAAGCGCCATTCGCCCGGTAACTATTTCACAAGCTTCGCGAATTAGTGGTGTTTCACCGGCCGACATTTCAGTTTTATTAATTTACATGGGAAGATAA
- the ybeY gene encoding rRNA maturation RNase YbeY, with protein sequence MISFNYESNFNLDNESLYVDWLSKVITSELKNEGEINYIFCDDDYLLEINQQYLDHDTLTDIISFDYSVGNELHGDIFISIERVRDNAKDFNVSFEDELKRVMVHGVLHYCGYKDKSEQDEQLMREKEEEKMKMFHVKQK encoded by the coding sequence ATGATTAGTTTTAATTACGAGTCAAATTTCAATTTAGACAATGAATCGCTTTATGTCGATTGGCTTTCCAAAGTCATTACCTCCGAATTAAAGAACGAAGGCGAGATTAATTACATCTTCTGTGACGATGATTATTTGTTGGAGATAAACCAGCAATACCTGGACCATGATACGTTAACAGACATCATTAGCTTTGATTATTCTGTCGGAAACGAACTACACGGTGATATTTTTATTTCCATAGAAAGAGTTCGAGATAACGCAAAAGATTTCAATGTTTCTTTTGAGGATGAATTAAAGCGCGTAATGGTTCACGGCGTTTTACATTATTGCGGTTACAAAGACAAGTCTGAACAAGACGAACAACTAATGCGTGAAAAGGAAGAGGAGAAAATGAAAATGTTCCACGTGAAACAAAAATAA